Proteins encoded within one genomic window of Thermococcus celer Vu 13 = JCM 8558:
- a CDS encoding DUF63 family protein codes for MTGIWQAIWEFFYTYFWHPMFTRSGYNAVNTFVYALLFGLGVIYSYKYIIKPLGIKVDERLFLAVTPMVVFGSTVRALVDGGILPENPLILTPGIVFTAFLLIVPAIMADAKLGTYPKVTIAWGSVLALWAIYVWVTHARNWEPYALTLLHTAVSFAVVLAFYRWKPFDRLYLYPTLAHYFDVASTVVAIHYYGYREVHWLENILVNHFGAYFYYPWITVILIVVYYGLKYLVPDEEERRFWYLAVYILGLGPAIRDPAQLVLQL; via the coding sequence ATGACTGGAATATGGCAGGCGATCTGGGAGTTCTTCTACACCTACTTCTGGCACCCGATGTTCACGAGGAGCGGCTACAACGCGGTCAACACGTTCGTGTACGCACTCCTGTTCGGGCTGGGAGTGATATACTCATATAAGTATATAATCAAACCTCTCGGGATAAAGGTGGACGAGAGGCTCTTCCTGGCGGTTACGCCGATGGTGGTCTTCGGCTCGACGGTGAGGGCCCTCGTCGATGGCGGGATCCTTCCGGAGAACCCGCTCATACTGACGCCGGGGATAGTCTTCACCGCGTTCCTCCTGATAGTGCCGGCCATCATGGCCGACGCAAAACTGGGAACGTACCCAAAGGTAACGATTGCCTGGGGCTCGGTTCTGGCCCTCTGGGCCATCTACGTCTGGGTCACCCACGCCAGGAACTGGGAGCCCTATGCGCTCACCCTCCTCCACACCGCGGTGAGCTTCGCCGTTGTCCTCGCGTTCTACCGGTGGAAACCCTTCGACAGGCTCTACCTCTACCCCACCCTGGCTCATTACTTCGACGTAGCCTCCACCGTCGTGGCCATCCACTACTACGGCTACCGCGAGGTTCACTGGCTCGAGAACATCCTGGTGAACCACTTCGGGGCCTACTTCTACTACCCCTGGATAACGGTGATACTCATCGTTGTCTACTACGGCCTCAAATACCTCGTGCCGGATGAGGAGGAGAGGCGGTTCTGGTACCTCGCGGTTTACATCCTCGGCCTCGGACCGGCCATAAGGGACCCGGCCCAGCTGGTTCTTCAGCTTTGA
- a CDS encoding ATP-binding protein: MEERVLSSIVSTSKRLMKWASRFPRRRFLYDELKGVDEEYYVGIKGIRGVGKTVLLLQLAFETEKSVYFSADSTLLKPYSLYEVVNELAGMGFRNVFIDEIHRKAGWEEDLKTLYDEHGVRVFFSGSSAVDIVHSSADLSRRVVLKELPPASFREWLNVKRGTDLPRLSLDEILSNTFEATELYMEYASAWREYMLRGGVLYPEGGFFDALENSIRKVILEDMASMREVNVKYEEDAFRLLYLIAKSKPFEVNYSKIARNLGVSKTLAVRLVSDLEKAGLVIRVLPCGNVRKEPKLYLTVPVRRFFERKGFSVELGALREEFFVNHARHLGLCYPKGSGTGRKPDFVVNGKVFEVSGPGKGRGQRPDYVVSEGLLTGGNRVPLFLFGFLY; encoded by the coding sequence ATGGAGGAGAGGGTTCTTTCGTCGATAGTCTCAACGAGCAAGAGGCTCATGAAGTGGGCCTCAAGGTTCCCGAGGAGGAGGTTCCTTTACGATGAGCTAAAGGGGGTAGACGAGGAGTACTACGTCGGGATAAAGGGAATCCGCGGCGTTGGGAAGACCGTGCTCCTCCTCCAGCTGGCGTTTGAAACCGAAAAGAGCGTTTATTTTTCGGCGGATTCAACCCTCTTAAAGCCCTACTCCCTGTACGAAGTCGTTAATGAACTCGCAGGAATGGGTTTTAGGAACGTCTTCATCGACGAGATTCACAGGAAGGCCGGATGGGAGGAGGACCTGAAAACTCTTTACGACGAGCACGGGGTCAGGGTCTTTTTCTCGGGCTCTTCTGCCGTGGATATAGTCCATTCCTCGGCCGACCTGTCCAGAAGGGTGGTTCTTAAGGAACTTCCCCCGGCGTCCTTCAGGGAGTGGCTCAACGTAAAGAGGGGAACCGACCTCCCCCGACTATCGCTCGATGAAATCCTCTCGAACACGTTCGAGGCAACAGAGTTGTACATGGAATACGCATCCGCCTGGAGGGAGTACATGCTCAGAGGCGGGGTTCTTTATCCGGAGGGGGGATTCTTTGACGCCCTTGAGAACTCCATCCGGAAGGTCATCCTCGAGGACATGGCCTCCATGAGGGAGGTGAACGTCAAGTACGAGGAGGACGCCTTCAGGTTGCTCTACCTCATAGCGAAGTCCAAACCCTTCGAGGTCAACTACTCGAAGATAGCCAGGAACCTCGGGGTGTCGAAGACCCTCGCCGTGCGGCTCGTCTCCGACCTGGAAAAAGCCGGGCTGGTGATCAGGGTCCTTCCATGCGGTAACGTCCGGAAGGAGCCCAAGCTTTACCTGACGGTACCGGTCAGGCGATTCTTCGAGAGGAAGGGCTTTTCCGTGGAGCTGGGGGCACTCCGCGAGGAGTTCTTCGTGAACCACGCGCGGCACCTTGGGCTCTGCTATCCCAAGGGTTCCGGAACAGGGAGAAAACCCGACTTCGTGGTGAATGGGAAAGTCTTCGAAGTCAGTGGCCCCGGTAAGGGGAGGGGACAAAGGCCGGACTACGTGGTCTCCGAGGGCCTCCTCACCGGGGGTAACCGCGTCCCCCTCTTCCTCTTCGGTTTTCTATACTGA
- a CDS encoding DEAD/DEAH box helicase, which translates to MLFVIRPGRKRNELEAFFIENEPEKLSAMGNLNADAVYRFVMREGRLFKVLEGSQYRNPKEMEKLLRGARIVLVNADEWEDYFRRRLQNRRIEKAELCRLCLLEGRITVLTEGNRIKYGNEYVCERCAEDELKRELRFRFKSTAMFDQAKKLLKRFRDLDKVLYAFDPRFDPTKHPEVTKWDELKAKHVRVERIRIDELPLPEKFKSVLKAEGVNELLPVQSLAVKNGLLEGENLLVVSATASGKTLIGELAGVPKALRGKKFLFLVPLVALANQKYEDFKRRYSRLGLRVAIRVGMSRIKTRDELVVVDTGIDADIIVGTYEGIDYLLRAGRKIGNVGTIVIDEIHTLDDEERGPRLDGLIARLRKLYPKAQFIGLSATVGNPGELARGLGLKPVLYDERPVDLERHVIIARNESEKWRHIAVLCRAEAMGKSRQGYKGQTIVFTFSRKRTHELAAYLTGKGLKAKPYHSGLPYKQRKLTEMEFLAQRLDVVVTTAALGAGVDFPASQVIFESLAMGNKWLTVREFHQMLGRAGRPLYHEKGKVYLIVEPGRKYSAGMDGSEDEVAFKLLTAPIEPVSVEWSDELEQDNVLAHSCVFDRLDVIEEVQGRCLGANQSAENVLQKLEEFGFVRLRRPVVEVTPYGRAVSMSFLLPKEAAFIRENLGKKPAQWIAVKLLPFENLYLSGTLQRELEGAVRGRLSANVFSPSFASILDELDKVIPELSPGAAERLFTLYQDFFMCPEEDCTDHAMERVSNLVIELRRSGRHPTQIAEHFRKVYGLIVYPGDVFTWLDGVVRKLEAIERIARVFRVAQAEKEARTLRREIEEGRVSIENRRGRGGRGYPR; encoded by the coding sequence ATGCTCTTCGTGATTCGACCGGGTAGAAAGAGAAACGAGCTCGAGGCCTTCTTCATCGAGAACGAGCCGGAGAAGCTCTCGGCGATGGGGAACCTCAATGCCGACGCGGTCTACCGCTTCGTAATGCGCGAGGGAAGGCTCTTCAAGGTCCTCGAGGGGAGCCAGTATCGCAATCCCAAGGAGATGGAGAAGCTCCTCAGGGGGGCGAGGATAGTCCTCGTCAACGCCGACGAATGGGAGGACTACTTCAGGAGAAGGCTCCAGAACAGGCGAATCGAGAAGGCCGAGCTCTGCCGCCTCTGCCTCCTCGAGGGGAGGATAACGGTTCTCACGGAGGGCAACCGGATTAAGTACGGGAACGAGTACGTATGCGAGCGCTGTGCGGAGGACGAGCTTAAGAGGGAGCTCCGCTTCAGGTTCAAGAGCACGGCCATGTTTGACCAGGCGAAGAAGCTTCTCAAACGCTTCCGCGACCTCGACAAAGTTCTCTACGCCTTCGACCCCCGCTTCGACCCGACGAAACATCCGGAGGTGACGAAGTGGGACGAGCTGAAGGCCAAGCACGTGCGCGTTGAGAGGATCCGCATCGACGAGCTTCCCCTCCCGGAGAAGTTCAAATCGGTTCTCAAGGCCGAAGGGGTAAACGAGCTCCTCCCGGTTCAGAGTCTCGCGGTGAAGAACGGCCTTCTTGAGGGCGAAAACCTGCTCGTCGTCTCGGCGACGGCGAGCGGCAAGACCCTCATCGGCGAGCTGGCCGGCGTCCCGAAGGCCCTGAGGGGCAAGAAGTTCCTCTTCCTCGTCCCGCTCGTGGCCCTGGCGAATCAGAAGTACGAGGACTTCAAGCGGAGATATTCCAGGCTCGGGCTGAGGGTCGCGATTCGCGTCGGCATGAGCAGGATCAAGACGAGGGACGAGCTCGTGGTGGTCGATACGGGCATAGACGCCGACATCATCGTCGGAACCTACGAGGGTATAGACTACCTGCTGAGGGCGGGCAGGAAAATCGGCAACGTCGGGACGATAGTCATAGACGAGATACACACGCTGGACGACGAGGAGCGCGGGCCGAGGCTTGACGGCCTCATCGCCCGCCTGAGGAAGCTTTACCCGAAAGCCCAGTTTATCGGATTGAGCGCGACCGTCGGGAACCCGGGAGAGCTGGCCCGGGGGCTCGGACTTAAGCCGGTCCTCTACGACGAGAGGCCCGTTGACCTCGAGAGGCACGTCATCATAGCGAGAAACGAGTCCGAGAAGTGGCGCCACATAGCGGTCCTCTGCAGGGCCGAGGCGATGGGGAAGTCGAGGCAGGGCTATAAAGGGCAGACGATAGTCTTCACCTTCTCAAGGAAGAGAACGCACGAGCTGGCCGCTTACCTCACGGGTAAGGGTCTGAAGGCCAAGCCCTACCACTCCGGCCTCCCCTACAAGCAGAGGAAGTTAACCGAGATGGAGTTCCTGGCCCAGCGCCTGGACGTGGTCGTCACGACGGCGGCTTTGGGGGCGGGCGTCGACTTCCCGGCCTCGCAGGTCATCTTCGAGAGCCTCGCTATGGGCAACAAGTGGCTTACGGTTAGGGAGTTCCACCAGATGCTCGGAAGGGCCGGAAGGCCGCTCTATCACGAGAAGGGGAAGGTCTACCTGATAGTCGAGCCCGGGAGAAAGTACTCCGCAGGGATGGACGGTTCCGAGGATGAGGTCGCCTTCAAGCTCCTGACGGCCCCGATAGAGCCTGTGAGCGTCGAGTGGAGCGACGAGCTGGAGCAGGACAATGTCCTGGCCCATTCCTGCGTCTTCGATAGGCTCGACGTCATAGAGGAGGTGCAGGGGAGATGCCTCGGCGCCAACCAGAGCGCGGAGAACGTCCTCCAAAAGCTCGAGGAGTTCGGTTTCGTCCGCCTCAGAAGGCCGGTCGTCGAGGTCACGCCCTACGGAAGGGCCGTCAGCATGAGCTTCCTACTCCCGAAGGAGGCGGCCTTCATAAGAGAGAACCTCGGAAAGAAGCCCGCCCAATGGATAGCGGTTAAGCTCCTCCCCTTCGAGAACCTCTACCTGAGCGGGACGCTCCAGAGGGAGCTTGAAGGGGCGGTGAGAGGGCGGCTGAGCGCCAACGTTTTCTCCCCGAGCTTCGCCTCGATACTCGACGAGTTGGATAAGGTAATTCCGGAGCTGAGCCCCGGCGCGGCTGAGAGGCTCTTCACCCTCTACCAGGATTTCTTCATGTGCCCGGAGGAGGACTGCACCGACCACGCGATGGAGCGGGTTAGCAACCTCGTAATCGAGCTGAGGCGGAGCGGGAGGCACCCCACGCAGATAGCGGAGCACTTCAGGAAGGTCTACGGGCTGATAGTCTACCCGGGCGACGTCTTCACCTGGCTCGACGGGGTCGTGAGGAAGCTGGAGGCCATCGAGAGGATAGCGAGGGTCTTCCGCGTTGCGCAGGCCGAAAAAGAAGCGAGGACCCTCAGGAGGGAGATCGAGGAGGGGAGGGTCAGTATAGAAAACCGAAGAGGAAGAGGGGGACGCGGTTACCCCCGGTGA
- a CDS encoding Lrp/AsnC family transcriptional regulator: MPGVDEKDREILRILRKEGRITLTELGRRIGLSPASVKNRMEKLEKLGAIRGYSAVVDPAFLDEYVQAFLELRLAIDDHTVDPILRRIAGFDEVQAIYRRSGEKQILIRVSFRDTDEIKAFAGRLKRLFGKNLERVEVTLIIDTFKDNWISLEKRG; this comes from the coding sequence ATGCCCGGCGTGGACGAGAAGGACAGGGAGATTCTAAGGATCCTCAGGAAGGAGGGCAGGATAACCCTGACCGAGCTCGGGAGGAGGATAGGCCTCTCCCCGGCGAGTGTGAAGAACAGGATGGAGAAGCTGGAGAAGCTCGGGGCCATTAGGGGTTACTCCGCCGTCGTTGACCCCGCCTTCCTCGACGAGTACGTCCAGGCGTTTCTGGAGCTAAGGCTGGCCATAGACGACCACACCGTCGACCCGATCCTGAGGAGAATCGCGGGCTTCGATGAGGTCCAGGCCATTTACAGGCGCAGCGGGGAGAAACAGATACTGATAAGGGTGAGCTTCCGCGATACCGATGAGATCAAGGCCTTCGCCGGGAGGTTGAAACGACTGTTCGGCAAGAACCTCGAGCGGGTCGAGGTTACCCTCATCATAGACACGTTCAAGGATAACTGGATTTCCCTGGAGAAGCGCGGGTAA
- a CDS encoding tyrosine--tRNA ligase: MDVEEKIELIKRKPTEELLTEENLRHLFEVGVPMRHYIGFEISGYIHLGTGLMAGAKIADLQKAGIRTRIFLADWHSWINDKLGGDLEVIQKVALSYFKEGMKQSVKVMGGDPEKVEFVLASEILEKGDYWQTVIDISKNVTLARMMRSITIMGRQMGEGIDFAKLIYPAMQVADIYYQGVTIAHAGMDQRKAHVIAIDVAQKLRYHALEWKGEKLKPVALHHHLLLGLQEPPVWPIESEEQFKELKTQMKMSKSKPYSAVFIHDSPKEIKEKLRKAFCPAREVNYNPVLDWAEHIIFREEPAEFTVHRPAKFGGDVTYTTIEELKRDFAAGKLHPLDLKNAVAEYLIDLLKPVRDYFERHPEPLELMREIKITR, from the coding sequence ATGGACGTGGAGGAGAAGATCGAGCTCATCAAGAGGAAGCCCACGGAGGAGCTTTTGACGGAGGAGAACCTGAGGCACCTGTTTGAGGTCGGCGTTCCGATGCGGCACTACATCGGGTTCGAGATAAGCGGTTACATTCACCTCGGAACCGGGCTCATGGCGGGGGCGAAGATAGCCGACCTCCAGAAGGCTGGAATCAGGACGAGGATCTTCTTAGCCGACTGGCACAGCTGGATAAACGACAAACTCGGCGGCGACCTCGAGGTAATCCAGAAGGTGGCGCTGAGCTACTTCAAGGAGGGCATGAAGCAGAGCGTAAAGGTCATGGGCGGCGACCCGGAGAAGGTCGAGTTCGTGCTGGCCAGCGAGATACTCGAGAAGGGCGACTACTGGCAGACCGTCATAGACATCTCCAAGAACGTCACCCTCGCGAGGATGATGCGCTCGATAACCATAATGGGCCGCCAGATGGGCGAGGGCATAGACTTCGCCAAGCTCATCTACCCTGCGATGCAGGTCGCGGACATCTACTACCAGGGCGTCACGATAGCCCACGCGGGCATGGACCAGAGGAAGGCCCACGTGATAGCGATAGACGTCGCCCAGAAGCTCAGGTACCACGCCCTCGAGTGGAAGGGCGAGAAGCTCAAGCCGGTGGCGCTGCACCACCACCTCCTCCTCGGCCTTCAGGAGCCGCCGGTGTGGCCCATAGAGAGCGAAGAGCAGTTCAAAGAACTCAAGACCCAGATGAAGATGAGCAAGAGCAAACCCTACTCTGCCGTCTTCATCCACGACTCCCCGAAGGAGATCAAGGAGAAGCTCAGGAAGGCCTTCTGTCCAGCGAGGGAGGTCAACTACAACCCTGTCCTCGACTGGGCCGAGCACATAATCTTCCGCGAGGAGCCGGCGGAGTTTACCGTTCACCGCCCGGCGAAGTTCGGTGGGGACGTCACTTACACAACCATTGAAGAGCTGAAGAGGGACTTCGCGGCCGGAAAGCTCCACCCGCTCGACCTCAAGAACGCCGTTGCCGAGTACCTGATCGACCTCCTCAAACCGGTCAGGGATTACTTCGAGAGGCACCCGGAGCCCCTCGAGCTGATGCGGGAGATAAAGATAACCCGCTGA
- a CDS encoding CGP-CTERM sorting domain-containing protein translates to MKKAAVIIAVFVFFGIFGFAMASATTIGVDLSHGESDKGLTALTDKDGNVLAEGMIKTISDVTWAYIGPAEKADTLGIKQLGDKITYDAIKDVDFLIFGQPTQAFSPDEIQAIVKWWNDGNRILWVAADSDYGDGPQRIDFADAVLDAIGANLRIDQASVEDSTSNAGAGYRVVGLVNPDSATPEKDMLTKNLANGGKVLFHGPGVVAYYDENGNWKALKPNAGIKNVYVIVTSSENGQIVENTDPAANAYTAGDTGQFPLMAVQLFPDKKNVLIVSGETPYGGYEPMWAPEYHGVKLDGPQFVSNFIHWAVSVQKESGGSTCGPAALVGLALVPLLLRRRK, encoded by the coding sequence ATGAAGAAGGCTGCGGTGATAATAGCCGTGTTTGTGTTCTTTGGGATTTTTGGTTTTGCCATGGCAAGCGCCACGACGATCGGTGTTGACCTCTCCCACGGGGAGAGCGACAAGGGACTGACAGCTTTAACAGACAAGGATGGCAACGTTCTCGCCGAAGGGATGATAAAGACCATCAGCGACGTCACCTGGGCCTACATCGGTCCCGCCGAGAAGGCTGACACCCTTGGAATCAAGCAGCTCGGCGACAAGATAACCTACGACGCGATTAAGGACGTCGACTTCCTCATCTTCGGCCAGCCGACCCAGGCGTTCAGCCCCGACGAGATCCAGGCCATCGTTAAGTGGTGGAACGACGGCAACAGGATCCTCTGGGTTGCCGCCGATTCCGACTACGGCGACGGCCCGCAGAGGATTGACTTCGCCGACGCGGTCCTCGACGCCATCGGAGCGAACCTCCGCATCGACCAGGCTTCGGTTGAGGACTCCACCAGCAACGCCGGAGCGGGCTACCGTGTCGTTGGCCTCGTCAACCCCGACTCGGCCACGCCTGAGAAGGACATGCTCACCAAGAACCTCGCCAACGGTGGAAAGGTCCTCTTCCACGGCCCGGGCGTCGTCGCCTACTACGATGAGAACGGTAACTGGAAGGCCCTCAAGCCGAACGCCGGCATTAAGAACGTTTACGTTATAGTCACCAGCAGTGAGAACGGTCAGATAGTCGAGAACACCGACCCGGCTGCCAACGCTTATACCGCCGGGGACACCGGCCAGTTCCCGCTCATGGCGGTTCAGCTCTTCCCGGACAAGAAGAACGTGCTCATCGTCAGCGGTGAGACTCCGTACGGTGGATACGAGCCGATGTGGGCTCCTGAGTACCATGGCGTCAAGCTCGACGGCCCGCAGTTCGTGAGCAACTTCATCCACTGGGCTGTAAGCGTCCAGAAGGAATCCGGTGGGAGCACCTGCGGTCCGGCGGCTCTCGTTGGACTCGCCCTCGTCCCGCTCCTCCTCAGGAGGAGGAAGTGA
- a CDS encoding ABC transporter substrate-binding protein, whose amino-acid sequence MRKLASIGVILLLALSVVASGCIGGGGTSTGTSTGSSGEGITLVVITRHDATIQYMVKQAFLKSDIAKQYNIKDLKFIKVPESLWPSYIQKGADVGWGGGPTLFDDLYKANYLAPITDQRVLGLLGNPIPTELAGMSMIRKDGDKVYWIAAALSSFGFTVNKKQLAKWNLEMPEKWEDVASEKWALDPPQYGIADPTRSTSNTRIYQIILQAFGWDKGWRIMTLIAANSKIYMASDAVRDAVINGEIAAGNTIDFYGYTAMQQNPDCLYVVPKGESIINGDPIALLAKAQHPEAAQAFIYWVLTEGQAVWMSPDINRLPINPQIFDMKVTKLYADVVFKGKYEGQTFGEARPALKKAYEDATSAQGIPFDDKRALETVSALQYYFKATLVDPNQQLHSAWVAIVKAYKDGKITKEQFEQLKDELTAPIEFKDPETGKTVTFTEDYAKSINDKIVKDRNFQDQLVQEWRQGAIDKYNKVLQDLKKLTG is encoded by the coding sequence ATGAGAAAGCTGGCTTCAATTGGCGTGATCCTTCTTCTTGCACTCAGCGTAGTGGCCAGCGGATGCATCGGCGGTGGAGGAACTTCCACGGGGACTTCAACCGGTTCCTCGGGCGAGGGTATAACCCTTGTTGTGATCACGAGGCACGACGCGACCATCCAGTACATGGTGAAGCAGGCCTTCCTCAAGAGCGATATAGCCAAGCAGTACAACATTAAGGATCTTAAGTTCATCAAGGTTCCCGAGAGCCTCTGGCCGAGCTACATCCAGAAAGGCGCCGACGTTGGATGGGGCGGCGGCCCGACGCTCTTCGACGACCTCTACAAGGCCAACTACCTCGCCCCGATAACGGATCAGAGAGTTCTCGGTCTCCTCGGCAACCCAATACCTACCGAGCTCGCCGGAATGTCCATGATCAGGAAGGACGGCGATAAGGTGTACTGGATAGCGGCCGCGCTTTCCTCCTTCGGTTTCACGGTCAACAAGAAACAGCTCGCCAAGTGGAACCTCGAGATGCCCGAGAAGTGGGAGGACGTCGCCAGCGAGAAGTGGGCCCTCGATCCCCCGCAGTACGGCATAGCCGACCCGACCAGGAGCACCTCGAACACGAGGATATACCAGATCATCCTTCAGGCCTTCGGATGGGACAAGGGCTGGCGCATCATGACGCTCATAGCGGCCAACTCCAAGATTTACATGGCGAGCGACGCCGTCAGGGACGCCGTGATAAACGGTGAGATAGCAGCAGGAAACACCATAGACTTCTACGGTTACACCGCCATGCAACAGAACCCGGACTGTCTCTACGTTGTCCCCAAGGGTGAGAGCATCATAAACGGTGACCCCATAGCACTGCTCGCCAAGGCACAGCACCCCGAGGCCGCACAGGCCTTCATCTACTGGGTTCTCACGGAGGGGCAGGCGGTATGGATGAGCCCCGACATCAACAGGTTGCCGATCAACCCGCAGATATTCGACATGAAGGTGACCAAACTTTACGCAGACGTCGTGTTCAAGGGCAAGTACGAGGGCCAGACGTTTGGCGAGGCCAGGCCGGCGCTCAAGAAGGCCTACGAAGACGCCACCAGCGCCCAGGGAATCCCCTTCGACGACAAGCGCGCCCTTGAGACCGTCAGTGCACTCCAGTACTACTTCAAGGCAACCCTAGTTGACCCGAACCAGCAGCTCCACAGCGCGTGGGTGGCCATAGTCAAAGCCTACAAGGACGGCAAGATAACCAAAGAACAGTTCGAGCAGCTTAAGGACGAGCTCACCGCGCCGATAGAGTTCAAGGATCCGGAGACCGGCAAGACCGTTACCTTCACCGAGGACTACGCCAAGAGCATCAACGACAAGATAGTGAAGGACAGGAACTTCCAGGATCAGCTCGTTCAGGAGTGGCGTCAGGGGGCCATCGACAAGTACAACAAGGTTCTTCAGGACCTCAAGAAACTCACGGGATGA
- a CDS encoding ABC transporter permease — translation MKVSKWSENLFGTPIFDPVVTASFLIPLLYMVTFLIIPVLAMLAIAFEYNGHLSLHWFASLKSDYYFSLHPQGTFSQLITMGNGEKIYYVQGLDFGVILNSIIVSISVMILTTILGTVFAFVMARYNFPGKNIVRILLFVPLLVTPFVNVFVVKKMFLPNGLINWIFYDILHVFPHRIVIDGLVGVIVAQTMTYYPIVYLNAYASFINIDPTLEEQAENLGSGGVHLFRTVTFPLALPGIAAGATLVGIFSLEDLAAPIVFQGNPLARKLMSFQIYSAFTSGFNVGSPQLAALALVMLTIALLMFLGIRKYVSMRQYAMLSKGGRWKPRVAKPKRWQAVLIYLVVLPMLLISIFPQIGVVLLAFSRSWAGTWPSGFTTAHIKSIVTQPDIERVILNSVTYSTIAIAVIILLSLTASYASSRFKKSKLGPVLDSLATIPIAVPGIVIAMSYFFFFAKVFPDTPLDPTNLLGFNPAMVLVLAYSIRRLPFAARSISAGIQQVHVSLEEAALNLGASRWKALTGILIPLILLNLLGGAMLSFVYCMSETSVGITLGSINPDYYPITARMVELMTSAVGSANLAAALGVFLMTVQIIAIVLANVITKQRYSFIGLT, via the coding sequence ATGAAGGTTAGCAAATGGAGCGAGAATCTCTTTGGAACCCCAATTTTCGATCCCGTGGTAACCGCTTCATTCCTGATACCCCTTCTGTACATGGTGACCTTCCTGATAATCCCCGTCCTCGCGATGTTGGCCATAGCCTTCGAGTACAACGGACACCTTTCCCTGCACTGGTTCGCAAGCCTGAAATCTGATTACTACTTCAGCCTCCACCCCCAGGGAACGTTCTCGCAGCTAATAACAATGGGTAACGGCGAGAAGATCTACTACGTTCAGGGCCTGGACTTTGGGGTCATCCTGAATTCAATAATAGTCTCCATCAGCGTCATGATACTGACGACGATTCTGGGGACGGTCTTCGCCTTCGTCATGGCCCGCTACAACTTCCCCGGAAAGAACATCGTCAGGATCCTCCTCTTCGTTCCCCTCCTCGTCACGCCCTTCGTTAACGTCTTCGTGGTCAAGAAGATGTTCCTTCCGAACGGGCTCATCAACTGGATCTTCTACGACATCCTTCACGTGTTCCCGCATAGGATAGTTATCGATGGTCTCGTGGGCGTCATAGTGGCCCAGACGATGACCTACTACCCGATAGTCTACCTCAACGCCTACGCCAGCTTCATCAACATAGACCCGACCCTCGAGGAGCAGGCCGAGAACCTCGGGAGCGGTGGGGTCCACCTCTTCAGGACGGTAACCTTCCCGCTCGCCCTCCCAGGAATAGCGGCCGGGGCTACCCTCGTCGGAATATTCAGCCTCGAGGACCTCGCCGCGCCGATAGTCTTTCAGGGCAACCCCCTCGCCAGGAAGCTCATGTCCTTCCAGATCTACAGCGCCTTCACCAGCGGCTTCAACGTGGGGAGCCCACAGTTAGCCGCCCTCGCCCTCGTAATGCTGACCATAGCCCTCCTGATGTTCCTCGGCATCAGGAAGTACGTGAGCATGAGACAGTACGCCATGCTAAGCAAAGGTGGACGGTGGAAGCCCCGCGTTGCCAAACCCAAGCGGTGGCAGGCGGTTCTCATATACCTCGTCGTTCTTCCGATGCTCCTCATCTCGATCTTCCCGCAGATTGGAGTTGTTCTCCTCGCCTTCAGCAGGAGCTGGGCCGGCACGTGGCCCTCCGGCTTCACGACCGCCCACATAAAGAGCATAGTGACCCAGCCCGACATCGAGAGGGTCATACTCAACAGCGTCACCTACTCCACCATAGCCATAGCAGTCATCATCCTCCTGTCGCTCACTGCCTCCTACGCTTCCAGCAGGTTCAAGAAGAGCAAGCTCGGCCCCGTCCTCGACAGTCTCGCCACGATACCCATAGCGGTTCCCGGAATAGTCATCGCCATGAGCTACTTCTTCTTCTTCGCCAAGGTGTTCCCGGACACGCCCCTCGATCCCACCAACCTGCTCGGCTTTAACCCGGCCATGGTTCTGGTGCTGGCGTACTCAATAAGGCGTCTGCCCTTCGCGGCGCGCTCAATATCCGCGGGAATCCAGCAGGTCCACGTATCGCTTGAGGAAGCCGCTCTGAACCTCGGAGCGAGCAGGTGGAAGGCCCTGACGGGCATACTGATACCCCTGATACTGCTCAACCTCCTTGGTGGGGCAATGCTCAGCTTCGTCTACTGTATGAGCGAGACAAGCGTAGGCATCACCCTCGGTTCTATAAACCCCGACTACTACCCAATAACCGCCAGGATGGTCGAGCTGATGACGAGCGCCGTCGGAAGTGCTAACTTAGCGGCCGCGCTTGGCGTCTTCCTCATGACCGTGCAGATCATAGCCATAGTCCTTGCCAACGTGATAACCAAGCAGAGGTACTCCTTCATAGGTCTCACATGA